In Geobacillus kaustophilus, a genomic segment contains:
- the pepT gene encoding peptidase T — MKQELIERFIRYAKVNTQSDPNSHTCPSTSGQWELARMLVEELKAIGMEDVTIDDNGYVMATLPANTDKNVPVIGFLAHMDTAPEFTGANVNPQLIDSYDGGDIVLNKEQGIILSPNDFPELAHYKGHTLITTDGTTLLGADDKAGIAEIMTAMNYLIQHPEIKHGKVRVAFTPDEEIGRGPHKFDVAKFGAQFAYTVDGGPLGELEYESFNAAEAKITIKGKNVHPGTAKGKMINSIKIAMEFEQQLPAHEAPEHTEGYEGFYHLLSFQGSVEETKLHYIIRDFDREQFEARKAKMKEIAASLAQKYGNDRITLEINDQYYNMREKIEPVRHIVDIAHEAMTNLGIEPKVKPIRGGTDGSQLSYMGLPTPNLFAGGENFHGRYEYISADNMVKAAEVIVEIIKLFEQKAS; from the coding sequence ATGAAACAGGAACTCATCGAACGCTTCATCCGCTACGCGAAAGTCAACACTCAATCCGATCCAAACAGCCATACGTGCCCATCGACTTCGGGACAGTGGGAGCTGGCGAGAATGCTCGTCGAAGAGCTGAAGGCGATCGGGATGGAAGATGTGACGATCGATGACAACGGCTACGTGATGGCGACGTTGCCGGCCAATACGGACAAAAACGTGCCAGTGATCGGCTTTTTGGCTCATATGGACACCGCGCCGGAATTTACCGGAGCCAACGTCAACCCGCAATTGATTGACTCGTACGACGGCGGGGACATCGTGTTAAACAAAGAACAAGGCATCATCTTGTCGCCAAACGATTTCCCGGAGCTCGCTCACTACAAAGGGCATACGCTCATCACGACCGATGGGACGACGCTGCTTGGTGCTGACGATAAAGCCGGAATCGCCGAAATTATGACCGCGATGAACTATCTCATTCAACACCCGGAAATCAAGCACGGCAAAGTGCGCGTCGCCTTTACGCCGGATGAGGAAATTGGCCGCGGGCCGCATAAATTTGACGTTGCCAAATTCGGCGCCCAATTTGCCTACACGGTCGACGGCGGGCCGCTTGGCGAATTGGAGTATGAAAGCTTTAACGCTGCCGAAGCGAAAATCACGATCAAAGGCAAAAACGTCCATCCGGGCACAGCGAAAGGAAAAATGATCAACTCGATCAAAATCGCCATGGAGTTCGAGCAGCAGTTGCCAGCCCATGAGGCGCCTGAGCATACGGAAGGATATGAAGGGTTTTACCATTTGCTTTCGTTCCAAGGCAGTGTAGAGGAAACGAAGCTTCATTACATCATCCGCGACTTTGACCGCGAACAGTTTGAGGCTCGCAAAGCGAAAATGAAAGAGATCGCGGCTTCGCTTGCGCAAAAATATGGAAACGACCGAATCACTCTCGAAATCAACGACCAATATTACAACATGCGCGAAAAAATCGAGCCGGTGCGCCACATTGTTGACATCGCCCACGAAGCGATGACGAACTTGGGCATTGAACCAAAGGTGAAACCGATCCGCGGCGGTACAGACGGGTCGCAGCTCTCCTACATGGGGCTGCCGACGCCGAACCTTTTCGCCGGCGGCGAAAACTTCCACGGCCGCTACGAATACATTTCCGCCGACAATATGGTGAAAGCGGCCGAAGTGATCGTGGAGATCATCAAGCTGTTCGAGCAAAAAGCATCTTGA
- a CDS encoding bifunctional metallophosphatase/5'-nucleotidase — MKNSKRWGRRVLSALAAAAVLAAAPVGAAGNGKSKGKPPASSHRYIEVQLLGINDFHGQLNVTRKVGGREVGRADYLAAYLKQREAENKNTLLVHAGDAVGASPPVSALLEDEPTIEVLNKLGFDVGTLGNHEFDEGVAEMLRLIHGGYHPATGDFAGADFPYVSANVVDAQTGKPILPPYVIKRVNGMPIGLIGVTLTETPTIVTPSGVAGVKFIDEATAINKAVRELKKKGVQTIVVLAHNPGVSNPDGTNASGEIVDIAKNVDDEVDVIFAGHNHAYLNAVVDGKLLVQSYSYGTAFSDVDLKIDPRTKDVVAKKAEIVTTYHDGITPDPEIRALVEKYEAKVAPLVNQVVGTAAETITDEQNESGESALGNLIADAQRAAMKTDFAFMNPGGIRADIEQGEVTWGELYNVQPFNNQLVKMTLTGAQIRQLLNQQWQPTQTRMLQISGLRYTWSASKPVGEKVIDIQLPDGTPLKPDAEYTVTVNSFLADGGDGFTVLTHGTNREVGPVDLDALVSYIRGLEQPFSARIEGRINRLP, encoded by the coding sequence ATGAAGAATTCCAAACGATGGGGAAGACGGGTGCTATCCGCATTGGCTGCTGCAGCGGTGCTGGCCGCGGCTCCAGTTGGGGCGGCAGGGAACGGGAAAAGCAAGGGGAAGCCGCCTGCTTCTTCGCACCGTTATATTGAGGTGCAGCTGTTAGGCATTAACGACTTCCACGGCCAGTTGAATGTGACGAGAAAAGTCGGCGGGCGGGAAGTTGGACGGGCTGATTATTTAGCCGCTTATTTGAAACAGCGGGAGGCGGAAAACAAAAATACGCTGCTCGTCCATGCCGGCGATGCGGTTGGCGCCAGCCCGCCGGTATCGGCGCTGCTAGAGGACGAGCCGACGATCGAAGTGCTCAATAAGCTCGGCTTTGACGTCGGCACCCTTGGCAACCATGAGTTTGATGAAGGAGTAGCGGAAATGCTCCGCTTGATCCATGGCGGATATCACCCGGCGACCGGCGATTTCGCCGGAGCAGATTTTCCGTACGTGAGCGCCAACGTCGTTGATGCGCAAACGGGAAAGCCGATTCTCCCGCCATATGTGATTAAGCGGGTCAACGGCATGCCGATCGGATTGATCGGCGTCACGCTCACGGAAACACCAACGATTGTGACGCCAAGCGGCGTCGCGGGAGTCAAGTTCATCGATGAAGCAACAGCGATTAACAAAGCGGTCCGGGAACTGAAGAAAAAAGGGGTGCAAACGATCGTCGTTCTCGCCCATAACCCAGGCGTATCCAATCCGGATGGGACAAACGCAAGCGGGGAAATTGTCGATATCGCCAAAAATGTCGATGATGAAGTCGATGTGATTTTCGCCGGTCATAACCATGCCTATTTAAATGCGGTTGTGGACGGCAAGCTGCTCGTTCAGTCGTATTCGTACGGCACGGCGTTTTCTGATGTCGATTTGAAAATCGACCCGCGTACGAAAGACGTCGTCGCCAAAAAAGCGGAGATCGTGACGACCTATCATGACGGCATCACTCCGGACCCGGAAATCCGTGCCCTCGTCGAAAAATATGAAGCGAAAGTGGCGCCGCTTGTCAATCAAGTCGTCGGCACAGCAGCCGAAACGATCACCGATGAACAAAACGAAAGCGGCGAGTCCGCCTTGGGCAATTTGATCGCCGATGCCCAGCGGGCGGCGATGAAAACCGATTTTGCCTTTATGAACCCGGGCGGCATTCGTGCCGATATTGAACAAGGCGAAGTGACGTGGGGCGAATTGTACAACGTTCAGCCGTTCAACAACCAGCTCGTGAAAATGACGCTCACCGGCGCGCAAATCCGCCAGCTTTTGAATCAACAATGGCAGCCAACCCAAACGCGCATGCTGCAAATCTCCGGCCTCCGCTATACATGGAGCGCCAGCAAGCCGGTCGGAGAAAAAGTCATTGACATTCAGCTTCCTGACGGCACACCGCTAAAACCGGACGCCGAGTACACGGTGACAGTCAACAGCTTCCTCGCCGACGGCGGCGATGGGTTCACGGTGTTGACGCATGGGACAAACCGCGAGGTCGGCCCGGTCGATTTGGATGCCCTTGTCTCGTATATTCGCGGTCTTGAGCAACCGTTCTCAGCACGGATCGAGGGGCGGATCAACCGGCTTCCGTAA
- a CDS encoding ammonium transporter, with protein MKRSSGRKTTGHASLFITQLLGALTVIVWGFVSGALIANVCDSTVGLRATEREEEEGLDMAYHGIPAYNELERFADLPGGLYDFEETTGIRVAPLNKKNAVG; from the coding sequence TTGAAGCGATCATCCGGCCGGAAAACGACCGGTCATGCGTCGTTGTTCATCACCCAACTGCTTGGCGCGTTGACAGTCATCGTTTGGGGCTTCGTCAGCGGTGCGCTCATCGCGAATGTGTGCGACAGCACGGTCGGGCTCCGGGCGACAGAGCGTGAGGAAGAAGAAGGTCTCGATATGGCGTACCACGGCATTCCGGCTTACAATGAACTCGAGCGGTTTGCCGATCTCCCGGGCGGGTTGTACGATTTTGAGGAGACGACCGGCATTCGCGTTGCTCCGTTAAACAAGAAAAACGCGGTCGGTTGA